In a single window of the Mesorhizobium shangrilense genome:
- a CDS encoding dienelactone hydrolase family protein: MTRPQITQAMIDAYDEYTHLTLDRRGFMEKLSKLAGSGAAAAVIAPMLAANSAQAAIVAEDDARVKAEDVTYAGGEGEMKGYLVTPADATGKLGAVIVIHENRGLNAHIRDVARRMALEGFVALAPDFLSPLGGTPADEEKAREMFQQLDAAKTAANGVATIAFLKGLDASNGKVGAVGFCWGGGTVNALAVASPDLAAGVAYYGRQANTDDVPKIEAALLLHYAGQDERINAGIEAYRKALEEDGKEFTIHIYDGAQHAFNNDTSEARYNKEAADLAWERSVAFFKEKLG; encoded by the coding sequence ATGACGCGACCTCAGATCACCCAGGCGATGATCGACGCCTATGACGAATACACCCATCTGACGCTCGACCGCCGCGGGTTCATGGAGAAGCTGAGCAAACTGGCCGGCTCGGGCGCGGCCGCCGCGGTGATCGCGCCGATGCTTGCGGCCAACAGCGCCCAGGCCGCGATCGTGGCGGAGGACGACGCGCGCGTGAAGGCGGAAGACGTCACCTATGCCGGCGGAGAGGGCGAGATGAAGGGGTATCTCGTCACGCCCGCCGACGCGACGGGCAAGCTCGGCGCTGTGATCGTCATCCACGAGAACCGCGGACTGAACGCGCACATACGCGATGTCGCGCGGCGGATGGCGCTGGAGGGCTTCGTCGCGCTCGCTCCGGACTTTCTCTCGCCGCTGGGCGGCACCCCTGCCGACGAGGAGAAGGCGCGCGAGATGTTCCAGCAACTCGATGCCGCCAAGACGGCGGCGAACGGCGTCGCGACGATCGCGTTCCTGAAGGGGCTCGACGCCTCCAACGGCAAGGTCGGCGCGGTCGGTTTCTGCTGGGGCGGCGGTACGGTGAACGCGCTTGCGGTCGCGTCGCCGGATCTCGCGGCCGGCGTCGCCTATTACGGGCGGCAGGCAAATACCGACGATGTGCCGAAGATCGAGGCGGCGCTGCTGTTGCACTATGCCGGGCAGGACGAGCGTATCAACGCCGGTATCGAGGCGTATCGCAAGGCGCTGGAGGAGGACGGAAAGGAATTCACCATCCACATCTATGACGGCGCGCAGCACGCCTTCAACAATGACACCTCCGAAGCGCGCTACAACAAGGAGGCAGCCGACCTCGCCTGGGAGCGCAGCGTGGCGTTCTTCAAGGAAAAGCTCGGGTAG
- a CDS encoding cupin domain-containing protein: MSSPQLHHFRPSNGMPNNNLPLIVWKGGLPVEARNGQAACALYQMNGWGGTWVYTVYPFWHFHAKGHEVLSCVSGTARIGFGGDDGIVADVSVGDVAIVPAGVGHKKLSASPGFQMAGGYPPGQQGDIVRPGEMSDAEIAAAIGKLALPETDPISGKEDGVVEFWRRAAG, encoded by the coding sequence TTGTCCAGCCCCCAGCTTCATCACTTCCGGCCCTCGAACGGCATGCCCAACAACAATCTTCCGCTGATTGTGTGGAAGGGCGGGTTACCGGTCGAGGCGCGCAACGGCCAAGCCGCGTGCGCGCTCTACCAGATGAACGGATGGGGAGGCACGTGGGTGTACACCGTCTACCCATTCTGGCATTTCCACGCCAAGGGACACGAAGTGCTGTCGTGTGTCTCGGGGACGGCGAGGATCGGGTTCGGCGGCGACGACGGGATCGTCGCCGATGTCTCGGTCGGCGACGTGGCCATTGTGCCGGCCGGCGTGGGGCACAAGAAGCTGTCGGCGTCGCCCGGATTCCAGATGGCCGGGGGCTATCCGCCAGGGCAGCAGGGCGACATCGTGAGGCCGGGCGAGATGTCGGACGCCGAGATCGCAGCGGCAATCGGCAAGCTGGCCCTGCCGGAGACCGACCCGATCAGCGGGAAGGAGGACGGGGTGGTCGAGTTCTGGCGACGGGCGGCGGGCTGA